The following is a genomic window from Bacteroidota bacterium.
AGATAATTGTGGGTGAGTTTAAAAACCTCGCTTCTAAAGTTCCAAATTATTCAAAGCAATTCATTTACCACGTTCATTTAGAAAGCGGAAAACAATTTTCTCTTACAGGAGAGAATGGCCTTGAATATGCCGCCTTTCTTCCCTTGCATAATGCTGTAATTAATAATGCCGAATACAAGCAGGGTGAATTTATTTTGTTTGATAAAGATGATGGAGTAATTGAGATCAATAACGCCTATGGTGAGCCCATAGATATTATTCTGTTCGGAGGAGAAGCCTATACGGAGCCGATTGTAGCGCAAGGCCCATTTGTGATGAATACCGAACATGAAATTTCTCAGGCATACAATGACTTTTATGCAGGCAAGTATGGCGAGATAAAATATGAATTAGCAAAGCAGTCATAAATTTTTTTAAAGAACGAAATACTAACCACTAAAAAACAAAACCTATGAAAAAGAAAATTCTATTTGTTGTAAGTCTTCTTTTTGGACTGATGTTCATTAACTCAGGACTGAATAAATTTTTTAACTACATGCCCATGCCCAAAGACATGCCTGAAAACATGATGAAATTATTTGGAGCCTTTATGACAATCGGATGGCTAATGCCTCTTATTGCAGTTGCCGAAATTGCAGGCGGAATACTTTTCATCACCAACAAGTACAGGGCGCTTGGCGCAATAATAATATTTCCTGTGTTGATCGGAATACTTTTAACTCATATAATGTATGCTCCCTCGGGATTGCCCATTGCACTTGTGTTATTCGCGATAGAAATTTGGGTAATTATTGAGAATCGCGAAAAGTATCTGCCGATGATAAAATGAAATATTTTTCAATCAATTAAAAATAAACTTAAAAACTAAGCAATGGAAACTACAGCAACAACAACCAAAACAAAATGGGGCATCGACTCCATGCACAGTGAAATTGGATTCAAAGTAAAACACCTCATGTTTACGAATGTAAGGGGTACATTCAAGGAGTATCAAGCAAGTATTTTAACGACAGGAGATGATTTCATGAGTGCAGAAATTGACTTCTCCTTAAATCCCGCATCTATTAATACGGGTGATGAAAAGAGAGACGCTCATTTAAAAAGTGCAGACTTTTTTGATGTAGAAAATTTCAAAGAAATAAATTTCACTGGCAACACTTATGAGAAATCGGATAACAATGGCAGTTATACATTGTATGGCGATCTCACTATGAAGGGAATTAAAAAGCAGGTCAAATTACAGGTGGAATTTGGTGGCATTGTGAAAGACCCCTGGGGAAATCAAAAAGCCGTATTCAACATCAACGGAAAAATAAACCGTAAAGATTGGGGCTTAAACTGGAACGCAGCTTTGGAAACAGGTGGAGTTTTGGTTAGTGAAGATGTTTGGATTAATTGTGAAGTGCAATTAACAAAGCAAGTGTAACCTGATTGATAAATAAAAACCTTAAAATAATAACAATGAAAATAGGAATATTAGGAACCGGAGAAGTAGGAAACCTTATAGGTTCAAGATTAATTGAAAACGGACATCAGGTAATGATGGGCGGAAGAAATGCTACCAACCCAAAAGGATTGGACTTTGTTAAAAAACATTCTTCTGCAAGTGCTTCTTTCGGAACATTCGCAGACGCATCAAAGTTTGGTGAAATTATTTTTAATGCCGCCAATGGCAGATTTTCATTAGCGGCATTAAAACTTGCTAATACGGATTTTGCAGGAAAAATTATTATTGATGTTGCGAATCCTTTGGATTTTACAACAACACCGCCAACATTGATTTCAGAATTTGCAAATACAAATTCTATCGGTGAGAGTATTCAAAAACAATTTCCCAAAACAAAAGTCGTAAAGACACTCAATACATTCGGAATGGTTCTCGGTGTAAATCCGAAACAACTGAATAATGGCGACCACACGATATTTGTTTCCGGCAATGATGAAAATTCAAAGACTAAAACAAAAGCACTTTTGACAGAGTTTGGCTGGAAAATTGAAAACATTATTGATCTTGGCGACATTACAGGAGCAAGAGCAATGGAAATGTACCTGATTCTTGCGGTAAGGATGAAGATGTTATTTGGTGCGTCCATATTTAATATAAAAGTTATTAAAAATTAAATTAGCCATACTTCATTAATGAGAATTAAAAACATTATTGTAATTGCTGCTTTCTTATTAGGCACGCGGGCAAATAGTCAGATTATACAAGTAGAAGTATCGGGCGGATTGCGTGGAAGCGGGTTAATTCTTTTAATGAATCAACCAATAGATGGAAAGAAAAATTTTTCTTTTGTATCATTAGCATTCTTCGAGAAATATTATAGCCAAGAAGATTCTAAACTTGATGAAAATGCAGTTTTCGGTGCCGTCTTCTACAATATTGGAAAAGGGTTTAGTGTAGGGCCAGCTTTTGCTGCAAATAATCTCGGCGGGTTTCAAAAAAAATTATCTTTTCTGTATATCAAGGCAGGCAAGCGATTTACTTTTGCAGCATTTCCATCAGCGGTCTTTTTCAAAGACCGGATTGATGGAGAAGTTTTTGTGCAGCTACAATACAATAGATCTATAAAAAAAGATTGGGGCATATTTGTACAACTGCAAGCGGTAACCAATTGGCGGGCATTTTCACAAATCGCCAGGAGCTTTCAACAATTTAGAATCGGACCTTCATATAAAAGTTTTCAGTTTGGAATAGGCACAAATACCGACCAATACGGAACTTTTGCTGACCCTAAATTCAACGCTTTATTCTTTGTTCGTAAAGTGATATAATAAATGCTAAGCTTCTGATGATTAAAGACGCGAAAACATTTGATGAACTGCTCGACATCAAATACGGAAAGATCGGCACCACCAAACGTGATCGGTTCGAAGAAAAGGCGCAATACTTCGTGATCAGCACAATGCTCAGGGAGGCGCGCAAAGAGGCACACATGACGCAGGATGAACTCGCAGAAAAACTGGGGACAAAAAAAAGTTACATCTCCCGGATCGAGAATGGAAAGTGCGACATACAGATCTCAACACTCTACCGGATATTTGAATTCGGACTTGGCAGAAGAGTGAATCTTCTGATCGGCTGAGTGCCCGCGTTTGCGACCGGAATTGTGCGTTCGTGTCAAATTTTCTGAGCGAGGCCGCAAATTTGTTCGACTCCCCCCGACCTATTGTACTCCAAATCCTTCTGAGAAATCTGGGGATTTTTTCGCAATAATTTAAGAATGACTTCTCCTTTTTATTTCGTAAATTGTTACTGGAGTTTGAATAAATGTTTAGCTGCTAATTGGTAAATGATTACAAAAAAAATAAATATAGTTTTCGGTTTATTATTCTTCCATTTATTGACATTCATGGGAGTGTCAGAATTATCTGCACAATCGATGTACGTGTCAATGGGATCTGCGGATATTTATCTTGTCAATCCGAATAATTGTTCATCTTCACTGGTTTTCAGTTCTTCGAATGCTTCCTGGCTCGACATTGCACTTTGCCAGGGAAACCCGAATGTAATTTATGCATTGGGACAAGGCAACACTTTGTATCAGATCGATTTGAGTACTTCGCAATTAACATTACTCAGCAATCAATTTTCTATTATCTATCCCGGAAATCACCAACTGAACGCATTGGTTTGTGACGGCAATGGAATTCTTTACGCTGCGGATGGGTTTTCTTCCAGTCTGTACTCCTTTAACCTTTCAACCAGCGCGTGGAATTTTATCGGCTCACCAAACGGTTACACGTCTGCAGGCGATTTGGTTTTTTATAATGGAACGTTATATATGTCGACCTACACCAATGAAATTATCAGCATTATAATAAGTCCGTTTAGCGTCTCTTCAGTTGTTCCAATGAGCGCCGTCGATATTTTCGGACTTGGAATAAGTACGACTACAACTTTATGTTCACCGGGAACAAATTATATGGTTGGCACTTCGGGAAATAATCTTTACTCTGTTGATCCGCTGACAGGATCGTGCACATTGATGTGTCCGAACATCACTCCACTCACGGGATCGATCGGAGGTATTGCTTCTATACTTGATGGAATAAATCCTCCGGTTGGGTTGTTGCAAATTTATGCCAGTGATACAAGTATCTGTTTTGGATCTTCAACCATACTCAGTTCAATCGGTGCGAGTTCATACGTTTGGTTGCCGGGAAATTTTACAAGTGACTCCATAACAGTTCAACCCTCTGTCACCACAACTTATTCCGTGATTGGAACTGATTCATCCGGCTGTTCCGACACGGTACAACTTACAATTAATGTCGATCCACCGATTG
Proteins encoded in this region:
- a CDS encoding DoxX family protein, whose protein sequence is MKKKILFVVSLLFGLMFINSGLNKFFNYMPMPKDMPENMMKLFGAFMTIGWLMPLIAVAEIAGGILFITNKYRALGAIIIFPVLIGILLTHIMYAPSGLPIALVLFAIEIWVIIENREKYLPMIK
- a CDS encoding polyisoprenoid-binding protein; the encoded protein is METTATTTKTKWGIDSMHSEIGFKVKHLMFTNVRGTFKEYQASILTTGDDFMSAEIDFSLNPASINTGDEKRDAHLKSADFFDVENFKEINFTGNTYEKSDNNGSYTLYGDLTMKGIKKQVKLQVEFGGIVKDPWGNQKAVFNINGKINRKDWGLNWNAALETGGVLVSEDVWINCEVQLTKQV
- a CDS encoding NAD(P)-binding domain-containing protein, which codes for MKIGILGTGEVGNLIGSRLIENGHQVMMGGRNATNPKGLDFVKKHSSASASFGTFADASKFGEIIFNAANGRFSLAALKLANTDFAGKIIIDVANPLDFTTTPPTLISEFANTNSIGESIQKQFPKTKVVKTLNTFGMVLGVNPKQLNNGDHTIFVSGNDENSKTKTKALLTEFGWKIENIIDLGDITGARAMEMYLILAVRMKMLFGASIFNIKVIKN
- a CDS encoding helix-turn-helix transcriptional regulator, producing the protein MIKDAKTFDELLDIKYGKIGTTKRDRFEEKAQYFVISTMLREARKEAHMTQDELAEKLGTKKSYISRIENGKCDIQISTLYRIFEFGLGRRVNLLIG